A stretch of the Vitis vinifera cultivar Pinot Noir 40024 chromosome 16, ASM3070453v1 genome encodes the following:
- the LOC100250412 gene encoding ethylene-responsive transcription factor ERF027, which yields MEEPRANVRPSDQPPPTPKIEVPDSSLSIVPPQDLSSPPSHSSSTPTSAHPSPKNLPSPTPFSGQTAGRHPFYRGIRCRGNKWVSEIREPRKTTRIWLGTYPTPEMAATAYDVAALALKGTDATLNFPNSVLSYPIPKSTSASDIRAAAARAAEAQQAKPESSESPNTTQPKKEETTESSSLAAGEDQFIDEEELLNMPNLLVDMAEGMLVSPPRLKSQPSDDSPENSDSDSLWSYT from the coding sequence atggaagAACCTCGTGCTAACGTGCGCCCAAGTGACCAACCACCTCCTACTCCAAAAATCGAAGTACCCGACTCTTCTCTCTCTATTGTGCCCCCACAAGACCTTTCTTCACCTCCTTCACATTCCTCCTCAACGCCCACATCTGCTCATCCCTCACCAAAAAATCTTCCCTCTCCGACTCCCTTTTCTGGTCAAACCGCCGGGAGGCACCCTTTTTATAGGGGAATCCGGTGTCGAGGTAATAAATGGGTATCGGAGATTCGAGAGCCGCGCAAAACTACTCGAATATGGCTCGGCACGTACCCGACGCCTGAAATGGCGGCTACCGCCTATGATGTAGCAGCGCTGGCCTTAAAAGGCACTGATGCCACCTTGAATTTTCCCAACTCCGTTCTGTCATACCCTATCCCAAAGTCCACCTCCGCAAGCGATATACGCGCGGCGGCAGCGAGGGCCGCTGAGGCTCAGCAAGCAAAGCCCGAGAGTTCGGAGAGCCCAAACACCACCCAACCTAAAAAGGAGGAGACAACAGAATCCAGTAGCTTGGCAGCGGGGGAGGATCAATTCATTGACGAAGAGGAGCTTCTGAACATGCCTAATCTATTGGTGGACATGGCCGAGGGAATGCTGGTTAGCCCGCCTAGACTCAAGTCCCAACCCTCCGACGATTCCCCGGAGAATTCAGACAGTGATAGTCTATGGAGCTACACATAA